One window of the Pseudomonas lurida genome contains the following:
- a CDS encoding flavin monoamine oxidase family protein, translating into MGLTRREALSSIAAVGGEQAVKDALAVLGLGPSSHRRPQPLKLKSGLGQGTRVLVLGAGIAGLVTALELTRAGFDVQVLEARERVGGRTWTIRNGDRVDYKDGRTQTAAFDPGHYFNAGPARIPSQHRTLLDYCSELGVPLEVLVNSSHGAQVRPDVSKPAFSVGQAINDARGHLSGLLAKAVQRDALDDVLSGEERARLLAFLQVYGDLSQELAFEGTLRSGHLESPAHPGALPASRRPLALDQLLHPALWGALLHTEFPEFCATMFQPVGGMDRITDAFYQRVRGHVQLGAHVRQIRQLEDGVAVTYHDTFSGREQVVRADYLISTLPLPLLAKLDTDFSDPIKAALLSTRNDQATKVAWQSPRFWETDYRTYGGLSWIEHPARLLWYPSNDLNTREGLLVAGYVTGEGADVFGAQPLDKQYATSREAVELLHPGYSKHLRHPLAVSWEQIPYSEGPWLQREHFPADASALLEAGHGRVYFAGDGLVQSGVGIWQESAANSARHVVGQLAERVTQQRHSAALAAS; encoded by the coding sequence ATGGGACTGACACGACGTGAAGCGCTGTCGAGCATTGCTGCCGTGGGCGGCGAGCAGGCAGTCAAGGATGCGCTGGCGGTATTGGGCCTGGGGCCGTCGTCACACCGTCGCCCGCAACCGCTGAAACTCAAGAGCGGCCTGGGGCAGGGCACCCGCGTGCTGGTACTGGGGGCCGGGATCGCGGGGCTGGTCACCGCCCTGGAACTGACCCGTGCCGGATTCGACGTGCAGGTGCTGGAGGCCCGTGAACGGGTGGGCGGCCGCACCTGGACGATCCGCAACGGCGACCGCGTGGACTACAAGGATGGCCGCACGCAGACCGCCGCGTTCGACCCAGGGCATTACTTCAATGCCGGGCCTGCGCGGATTCCCAGCCAGCACCGTACGCTCCTCGACTATTGCAGCGAGTTGGGTGTACCACTGGAGGTGCTGGTCAACAGCAGCCATGGCGCCCAGGTGCGGCCAGATGTAAGCAAGCCGGCGTTCAGCGTTGGCCAGGCGATCAACGATGCGCGCGGCCACCTTTCCGGCCTGCTGGCCAAAGCGGTGCAGCGCGATGCCCTCGACGATGTGTTGAGTGGTGAGGAACGCGCGCGGTTGCTGGCGTTCCTGCAAGTGTATGGCGACCTGTCCCAAGAACTGGCCTTCGAGGGCACGCTGCGTTCGGGGCACCTGGAATCGCCTGCGCACCCCGGGGCGTTGCCCGCCAGTCGCCGCCCGCTGGCCTTGGACCAGTTGCTGCACCCGGCGCTGTGGGGCGCGCTGCTGCACACCGAATTTCCGGAGTTCTGCGCCACCATGTTCCAGCCGGTGGGAGGCATGGACCGCATCACCGATGCCTTCTACCAGCGTGTCAGGGGCCACGTGCAGCTGGGCGCCCACGTGCGGCAGATCCGCCAGTTGGAGGACGGCGTGGCGGTGACCTACCACGACACGTTCAGCGGCCGCGAACAGGTCGTACGCGCCGATTACCTGATCTCGACCCTGCCGCTGCCGCTGCTGGCCAAGCTCGACACTGATTTCAGCGACCCGATCAAGGCCGCCTTGCTCAGCACCCGCAACGACCAGGCCACCAAAGTTGCGTGGCAATCACCGCGCTTCTGGGAAACCGACTACCGCACCTACGGTGGCCTGTCGTGGATCGAACACCCGGCGCGCCTGTTGTGGTACCCAAGCAACGACCTCAACACCCGCGAAGGCCTGCTGGTGGCGGGCTACGTGACTGGGGAGGGCGCCGATGTATTTGGCGCGCAACCGCTCGACAAACAGTACGCCACCTCCAGGGAGGCGGTGGAGCTGTTGCATCCAGGCTATTCAAAACATCTGCGCCACCCTCTGGCGGTGTCCTGGGAACAGATCCCCTACAGCGAAGGCCCGTGGCTGCAGCGTGAACACTTCCCGGCCGACGCCAGCGCCTTGCTCGAGGCGGGTCACGGCCGGGTGTACTTCGCCGGCGACGGCCTGGTGCAAAGCGGCGTCGGCATCTGGCAGGAGTCGGCGGCCAATTCGGCGCGCCATGTGGTCGGGCAACTGGCCGAACGGGTTACTCAACAACGGCACAGCGCGGCACTGGCCGCCTCGTAA
- a CDS encoding ABC transporter substrate-binding protein → MFIHTARVALLALAASTAHTALAVQQVDLSPDRPRIHVPRNDGAIAQIPSGFKFAQPGKFTVAVSGVAGPPLALLANDDKTTIGSEADTAQLIADSLGLQLNVVQTSWEDWPLGVSSGKYDAVISNVTVTEARKKRFDFATYRQDVLGFYVKSTSRISEIKEAADIAGLKIIVGSGTNQEKVLLAWNDANEKAGLKPALLQYFDDQAAAQLAVQSGRSDALFGPNSVYAYSAAITGGIKRVGTVNGGWPLQADIAVTTRKDNGLVKPIHTALEGAIAGGQYEQVLQRWGLDVERVDKSLINPPGLPD, encoded by the coding sequence ATGTTTATCCATACTGCACGCGTGGCCTTGCTGGCGCTTGCCGCCAGCACCGCGCACACCGCGCTGGCCGTGCAACAGGTCGACCTCAGCCCCGACCGCCCGCGTATCCATGTGCCGCGTAACGATGGTGCCATCGCGCAGATCCCGTCGGGCTTCAAGTTCGCCCAACCGGGCAAGTTCACCGTGGCCGTGTCCGGTGTAGCCGGACCGCCGCTGGCGCTGCTGGCCAACGACGACAAGACCACCATCGGCAGCGAGGCTGACACCGCGCAGTTGATCGCCGACAGCCTGGGCCTGCAACTCAACGTGGTGCAGACCAGTTGGGAGGATTGGCCCCTGGGCGTCAGTTCCGGCAAGTACGATGCGGTGATCAGCAACGTCACCGTGACCGAAGCGCGCAAGAAGCGCTTCGACTTCGCCACCTACCGCCAGGATGTGCTCGGGTTTTACGTGAAGAGCACCAGCAGGATCAGCGAGATCAAGGAAGCGGCGGACATTGCCGGGCTGAAGATCATCGTCGGCTCCGGCACCAACCAGGAAAAAGTCTTGCTGGCCTGGAACGATGCCAATGAAAAGGCCGGTCTCAAGCCCGCACTCTTGCAGTACTTCGACGACCAGGCCGCCGCCCAACTGGCGGTGCAGTCCGGTCGCAGTGACGCACTGTTCGGGCCCAATTCGGTGTACGCGTATTCCGCGGCGATCACCGGCGGTATCAAACGTGTCGGTACGGTGAATGGTGGCTGGCCGTTGCAGGCGGATATCGCCGTCACTACGCGCAAGGACAACGGTTTGGTCAAGCCGATCCACACGGCACTGGAAGGCGCGATTGCCGGTGGTCAATACGAACAGGTGCTGCAACGCTGGGGCCTGGACGTGGAGCGTGTCGACAAGTCACTGATCAACCCACCGGGCCTGCCGGATTAA
- a CDS encoding amino acid ABC transporter ATP-binding protein, with protein MGEARAGRIQIQGVGKRFGNQQVLKDIDLTIDPGKVTVILGPSGSGKSTLLRTINHLEKIDSGHITIDGEYVGYRRKGDLLYELKEREILKRRIDVGFVFQNFNLFPHLTAWENVAEAPLAHKRWNKAGAQAKAAELLAKVGLADKVEAYPRQLSGGQQQRVAIARALALDPKVLLFDEPTSALDPELVGEVLDVIKGLTRLGVTLVIVTHEIGFAREVADHVVFLCDGQLIEEGPPEQVFRQPRHPRTVAFLGKVL; from the coding sequence ATGGGTGAAGCACGCGCCGGGCGCATCCAGATCCAGGGCGTGGGCAAGCGCTTTGGTAACCAGCAGGTGCTCAAGGACATCGACCTGACGATCGATCCGGGCAAGGTCACGGTGATCCTCGGGCCGTCCGGCTCGGGCAAATCCACGTTGCTGCGCACCATCAACCACCTGGAGAAGATCGACAGCGGGCATATCACCATCGACGGTGAATACGTCGGCTACCGCCGCAAGGGCGACCTGCTCTACGAACTCAAGGAACGCGAAATCCTCAAGCGCCGCATCGACGTGGGGTTCGTGTTCCAGAACTTCAACCTGTTCCCGCACCTCACCGCCTGGGAAAACGTCGCCGAAGCGCCACTGGCCCACAAGCGCTGGAACAAGGCCGGCGCCCAGGCCAAGGCCGCCGAACTGCTGGCCAAGGTCGGCCTGGCGGACAAGGTCGAGGCCTACCCACGCCAGCTCTCCGGCGGCCAGCAACAGCGCGTCGCCATTGCCCGCGCCCTGGCGTTGGACCCCAAGGTGCTGCTGTTCGATGAACCCACCTCGGCCCTCGACCCGGAGCTGGTGGGCGAAGTGCTCGACGTGATCAAGGGCCTGACCCGACTGGGCGTGACCCTGGTGATTGTCACCCACGAGATCGGCTTTGCCCGCGAAGTGGCCGACCACGTGGTGTTCCTCTGCGACGGCCAGTTGATCGAAGAAGGCCCGCCCGAACAGGTTTTCCGCCAACCCCGACATCCCCGCACCGTGGCCTTTCTTGGCAAGGTGCTTTAG
- a CDS encoding amino acid ABC transporter permease encodes MPIVAKSYDLIEAPSPVRQARVSTPIKALQVVPARHPWRWAGSIFAALVLLAIAHSLATNPRWEWGVFGQWFFSPSVLRGLGQTLLLTLLSTVFSIFLGTALALARLSGSPLLAALAWGYIWFFRSMPALLVLIILYNFAYLYDHIVVGVPFTSVVFAEWSTVDVLSQFTVAVLGLSLMQAAYAAEIIRGGLIGVDAGQHEAAAALGLPASRRIFRIILPQALRSILPSGFNEIIGLVKGTSIVYVLALPELFYTVQVIYNRTQAVIPLLIVATVWYLIITTVLTSAQYYVERHFARGTARVLPPTPLQRLRHWVKEKTHG; translated from the coding sequence ATGCCCATTGTCGCCAAATCCTATGACCTGATTGAAGCGCCCAGCCCGGTGCGCCAGGCCCGCGTCTCCACGCCGATCAAGGCCCTGCAGGTGGTGCCCGCGCGACATCCCTGGCGCTGGGCCGGGTCGATCTTCGCGGCGCTGGTGCTACTGGCCATCGCGCATTCCCTGGCCACCAACCCGCGCTGGGAGTGGGGCGTGTTCGGCCAGTGGTTCTTCTCGCCGTCGGTGCTGCGCGGCCTGGGGCAGACGCTGTTGCTGACCCTGCTGAGCACCGTGTTCAGCATCTTCCTCGGCACCGCGCTGGCCCTGGCGCGGTTATCGGGATCGCCGCTGCTGGCGGCCCTGGCGTGGGGCTATATCTGGTTCTTCCGCTCGATGCCGGCGCTGCTGGTGCTGATCATCCTCTACAACTTTGCCTACCTGTACGATCACATCGTGGTGGGCGTACCGTTTACCAGCGTGGTGTTCGCCGAGTGGTCCACCGTGGATGTACTCAGCCAGTTCACCGTGGCCGTGCTGGGCTTGAGCCTGATGCAGGCCGCCTATGCGGCGGAGATCATCCGTGGCGGCCTGATCGGCGTCGACGCCGGCCAGCATGAAGCCGCGGCAGCCCTCGGGTTGCCAGCCTCGCGACGGATCTTCCGGATCATCCTGCCCCAGGCGCTGCGTTCGATCCTGCCGTCGGGGTTCAACGAAATCATCGGCCTGGTCAAGGGCACGTCCATCGTCTACGTGCTGGCCCTGCCCGAGCTGTTCTATACCGTGCAGGTCATCTACAACCGCACCCAGGCAGTGATCCCGCTGCTGATCGTGGCCACTGTCTGGTACCTGATCATCACCACTGTGCTCACCAGCGCGCAGTACTACGTCGAACGTCACTTTGCGCGCGGCACCGCACGGGTGCTACCGCCCACGCCGTTGCAACGCCTGCGCCACTGGGTGAAGGAGAAAACCCATGGGTGA
- a CDS encoding TonB-dependent receptor plug domain-containing protein: MKRALQPTAALALAVLANTAQAQDDSTLSTVVVTGNRGAEQRTVTSSPVPIDVVSAKQLQNTGKPGLMEALSAVIPSLTLPEKTGWDASGIARAPNLRGLSAAEVLVLVNGKRRHTSATLNINGINTGAAPADLDLIPISAIDHVEVLRDGAAAQYGSDAIAGVINVILKADTSGTSVTNAGLGYDGKKQTVQQSLNKGFEIGNGGIVQLALDARSQNDDNKASANGYTYEQAYGLAGKSTYGGYGTPKTNLLTLGYNAELPIDDSLSLYSFTTYSHRKAEQGQNFRLPTITNTITTGPNGYPSGYTPTWYIDEDDFQAAFGGKGTLGDWDWDLSTTYGRNEAEQGTTHNQNPSLGEATPNHFTSGTWISTELTTNLDFKRGFDIGLQKPLDLSYGFEHRRDTYEVQAGDYASYANGGYCVAPGNCASSGAQVTNGISPDEESSASRNSLASYVDVGFNPVPDWYVGTAFRYEHYNQGVGATRSGKLTTRYDFTPQFAVRATVSNGFRAPSLANSLFSARSTTYGVVDGVYQSINYGVLPVGSAAARALGAEDLKPERSTNFSLGFTLTPTDRLSFTADAYVINLRDRITLTGTLLGPEITQVLQNNGINSTSGGQYFINGADTRTKGLDLVSSYNQDLGQYGSLKWTAAFNWNQTRILNYKESTNILGTSYELMNREARNLITGVQPNTKLILGGDWSIDRFNLNLALTRYGSYKEVNSSANRDLDRLYSAQWITDLDLGYNLTKDLNIAVGAKNLFDIYPKKQGVPSSTMVSSYGVYSPYGFTGGYYYTRLTYAF; this comes from the coding sequence ATGAAGCGAGCCTTACAACCGACCGCCGCCCTGGCACTGGCCGTCCTGGCCAACACCGCACAAGCCCAGGACGACAGCACCCTGTCCACCGTGGTGGTCACCGGTAACCGCGGCGCCGAACAGCGCACCGTCACCAGCAGCCCGGTGCCGATCGACGTGGTCAGCGCCAAGCAATTGCAGAACACCGGCAAGCCCGGCCTCATGGAAGCCTTGAGCGCCGTGATCCCCTCGCTGACCCTGCCGGAAAAAACCGGCTGGGACGCCAGCGGCATTGCCCGAGCCCCCAACCTGCGTGGCCTGAGCGCCGCCGAAGTGCTGGTGCTGGTCAACGGCAAGCGCCGCCATACCAGCGCCACGCTGAACATCAACGGCATCAATACCGGGGCCGCGCCAGCCGACCTAGACCTGATTCCCATCAGCGCCATCGACCACGTCGAAGTACTGCGCGACGGCGCCGCTGCCCAATACGGCTCCGATGCTATCGCCGGGGTGATCAACGTGATCCTCAAGGCCGACACAAGTGGCACCTCGGTGACCAACGCCGGCCTCGGCTATGACGGCAAGAAGCAGACCGTGCAACAGAGCCTCAACAAGGGTTTCGAGATCGGCAACGGCGGCATCGTGCAACTGGCGCTCGACGCCCGCAGCCAGAACGACGACAACAAGGCCAGCGCCAACGGCTACACCTATGAGCAAGCCTACGGCCTAGCGGGCAAGTCCACGTATGGCGGCTACGGCACGCCCAAGACCAACCTGCTGACCCTGGGCTATAACGCTGAACTGCCGATCGATGACAGCTTGAGCCTGTACTCCTTCACCACCTATTCCCACCGCAAGGCCGAGCAGGGGCAGAATTTCCGTTTGCCCACCATCACCAACACCATCACCACCGGGCCCAATGGCTACCCATCGGGCTATACGCCGACCTGGTATATCGACGAGGACGATTTCCAGGCCGCGTTCGGTGGCAAGGGCACGCTCGGCGATTGGGACTGGGACCTGTCCACCACCTACGGGCGCAACGAGGCGGAGCAGGGCACTACGCATAACCAGAACCCGTCGCTGGGCGAAGCTACGCCGAATCACTTCACCTCTGGCACCTGGATCTCCACCGAGCTGACCACCAACCTCGACTTCAAGCGCGGCTTCGATATCGGCCTGCAGAAGCCGCTGGACCTGAGCTACGGCTTCGAGCATCGGCGTGACACCTACGAGGTACAGGCCGGTGATTACGCGTCCTATGCCAACGGCGGCTACTGCGTGGCGCCGGGCAATTGTGCGTCGTCAGGGGCGCAGGTCACCAACGGCATTTCGCCGGACGAAGAAAGCAGTGCCTCGCGCAACAGCCTGGCCAGTTATGTCGATGTGGGTTTCAACCCAGTACCGGACTGGTACGTCGGCACAGCGTTTCGCTACGAACACTACAACCAGGGCGTCGGCGCCACTCGCAGCGGCAAGCTGACCACGCGCTATGACTTCACCCCGCAGTTCGCCGTGCGCGCCACCGTGAGCAACGGCTTTCGCGCGCCGTCCCTGGCCAACAGCCTGTTCAGTGCGCGCTCCACCACCTATGGCGTAGTGGACGGTGTGTATCAGTCGATCAACTACGGCGTGCTGCCGGTGGGCTCGGCGGCGGCCAGGGCGCTGGGGGCCGAGGACCTCAAGCCGGAGCGCTCTACCAACTTCAGCCTGGGCTTCACCCTTACGCCAACGGATCGCCTGAGCTTCACCGCCGACGCCTACGTGATCAACCTGCGCGACCGCATCACGCTCACCGGCACCTTGCTGGGCCCCGAGATCACCCAGGTGCTGCAAAACAACGGCATCAACTCCACTTCCGGCGGCCAGTACTTCATCAACGGCGCCGACACTCGCACCAAAGGCCTGGACCTGGTCAGTAGCTACAACCAGGACCTCGGCCAGTACGGCTCGCTGAAATGGACCGCTGCGTTCAACTGGAACCAGACCCGAATCCTCAACTACAAGGAGTCGACCAACATCCTCGGCACTTCCTACGAGTTGATGAACCGTGAGGCGCGCAACCTGATCACCGGCGTGCAGCCCAACACCAAGCTGATCCTGGGTGGTGACTGGAGCATCGACCGCTTCAACCTCAACCTGGCCCTGACTCGCTACGGCTCCTACAAGGAAGTCAATTCATCGGCCAATCGCGACCTGGACCGCCTCTACAGCGCCCAGTGGATCACCGACCTCGACCTTGGCTACAACCTCACCAAAGACCTGAACATCGCCGTCGGCGCCAAGAACCTGTTCGACATCTACCCCAAGAAACAAGGGGTGCCGAGCAGCACCATGGTCAGCAGCTACGGCGTCTATTCGCCCTACGGTTTTACCGGCGGGTACTACTACACCCGCTTGACCTATGCCTTCTGA